In one window of Lepus europaeus isolate LE1 chromosome 14, mLepTim1.pri, whole genome shotgun sequence DNA:
- the FAM177B gene encoding protein FAM177B, which produces MDVMQSMIKRQLEKSGTSKMATPKRIIHFANGDIMEEYSTEEEEEKEEQKINSTLDSSQLSWGASLWFWAGRIASTSFSTCEFLGGRFAAFFGLTQPKYQYMLNEYYRMQNKENDKEPEGTGSKAQEAEVPDEKCHLETADQEYGTQRQDRAEAVP; this is translated from the exons ATGGATGTAATGCAGAGTATGATTAAAAGAC AACTAGAGAAGAGTGgaacttccaaaatggccactccCAAAAGGATTATCCATTTTGCTAATGGAGACATCATGGAAGAATATagcacagaggaggaagaagaaaaagaggaacagaaaataaattcGACACTGGACTCT tctCAGCTTTCATGGGGGGCCTCCCTGTGGTTTTGGGCAGGACGAATAGCAAGCACTTCATTTTCTA CCTGTGAATTCCTCGGTGGAAGATTTGCTGCCTTCTTTGGTCTTACTCAACCCAAATATCAGTATATGCTGAATGAGTACTATAGGATGCAAAATAAG GAAAATGACAAGGAACCTGAAGGGACTGGATCCAAGGCCCAGGAAGCTGAAGTTCCTGATGAGAAGTGTCACCTGGAGACTGCAGACCAAGAGTATGGGACACAGCGGCAGGACAGAGCAGAGGCTGTTCCTTAG